In the genome of Microcoleus vaginatus PCC 9802, the window TGGATTTTTGTATTCGATTAGCTTCCTTAGAAGACATTCCTAAGCTAACAACTTTAATTCCTGATTCTGCTAGAGCTTTGCAAGCAGGCTACTATAGTTCAGAGCAGATTGAAGGCGCACTGGGCAAAGTTTTTGGGGTTGACAGTCAACTGATTCAAGACCAAACATACTTTGTTGCTGAGAACAATCACCAAATTGTTGGTTGCGGTGGTTGGAGTAAGCGTAAAACGCTTTATGGAGGTGATTCAGGCAAAAATAATCCAGAAGACAGCCTGCTCAACCCAGACAGCGACTCGGCAAAGATTCGTGCATTCTTTGTTCATCCAGCATGGGCACGTCGAAGAATTGGAAGTCAGATTATGCGAGTATGTGAACTGGCTGCTGAGCGTGCTGGATTTAAGGAAGTTGAGATGATTGCGACGCTGGCGGGAGAGCCATTTTACACAAAATTTGACTATCAGGTGATTGAGCGGTTTGAAATTTCTCTCCCAAACAGTCAGTTTCTCCCCGTTGTCCGTATGTTTAAGAGCTTTGGGCGCCGCCCGTAAAATATGAGGCATAATAAAATCAGTTTCGGTTAAATGCGATGGTAAATCAATGAGATGACAAAAAAAGCAAATAATTATCAGCCATGTCAATAAAAGTAGATTTTTTCAAAGTAGAAGTCGTCCCGCACGATCCTAATTGGCGCAGCGCATTTGAAACTGAGTCGAAACTGATTGCACTTGCACTTAGGGAAAATGTGGTTGCTATACATCACATTGGTAGCACAGCGATTCCACAAATTCATGCAAAGCCGATAATCGATATGTTAGTTGAGGTTAAAGATATTATAAAAGTCGATACACAGAGTTCAGAAATAGAGGCATTAGGTTATCAAGCAATGGGTGAGTTTGGGATATCCGGTCGTCGTTTTTTTCGCAAGGGTAATGAAGCAGGGATTAGAACACACCACCTTCACGGGTTTGAAGTGAACTCAGCGCAGATAGAGCGCCATTTAGCGTTTCGAGATTATATGATTTCCCATCCTGAGGACGCGCAGCAATACAGCGAACTCAAACGAGAACTCGCAAACAAATACCATGATAATATTCAGGGGTACATGGACGGAAAAGATGCTTTCATTAAAGCAATGGATCTGAAAGCGGCAAAGTGGCGAGCATCTCATTAAAATTATGATATTGGAAGTGGCAATTCTTGATGTTAAGCCTAATATGACTGTTGAATTTGAAACCGCTTTCAAAACAGCTTCAGCTATTATTTCTTCTATGCCCGGGTATATCTCTCACGAGCTGCAACGCTGTATAGAAACCACAAATCGTTATATTCTGCTTGTGCGATGGCACAGTTTGGAAGATCATACCGTTGGATTTCGACAATCCCCAGATTATCAAAAGTGGCGTTCCTTATTGCACCACTTCTACGATCCATTTCCGACAGTGGAACATTACGAAGTCATTTTGTAAAGTTTGAAGTCTCAGCCGGGAGCAACATAACATATGATTGATATCGGTCTCACACACATCGCACTGCCCGTTTCCGATGTCGATCGCACTATCGAATTCTACTCCAAGTATGCTGGAATGCAGGTCGTTCACCGCCGCATTGATGCAGAAACTGGTGTTACTGTGGTCTGGCTTTCCGATCGCACTCGCCCTTTTGTAATTGTGCTAATTCAAACAGACTCGGTACATCCCGTTCTGTCTCCCTTTGCACACCTCGGAGTAGGTTGCAAAAGCCGCGAATACATGGATTCTCTCTGCGACAAAGCACGTCAAGAAGGCGTACTGCTTGAGGAACCAAAAGATTCTGGATATCCGATCGGCTACTGGGCTTTTTTGCGAGACCCGGACGGTCACACGCGGGAACTATCATACGGGCAAGAAATCGGATTTACAGTGGAGGATGCTAGTTAAAGTTATAATAAACAAATCGCCCTCCAAACCCGATCGTTTCTCATCTGGAAATAGACTGGAGAATCAAATGACCGCAGCAATCATCGCACCACCCAGAAAAGAATCACCCCTTCTGTTTGAGGGACTGACTTGGAGAGAGTTCAAAGCAGTTGAGCAATTGTTAGACCGTCCAGGATATCGACTTTCTTTCCTGGATGGAATTCTGGAGATACGACGAATGCCTGGAGAACCCCACGAAACCGTTAAGAAGAGAATTGCCGCATTGGTGGAACTGTACCTGCTGATGGCGGGGTTTGACTTTACTCCAACTGGCTCAATGACGCTAGAAAGTGAAGGGGTAGCCGTTAAGCGAGAGGCGGATGAATCTTATAAACTTGCCCCTGGTCGTATGCTACCCGATTTGGCGATCGAGGTCGTGTTTTCCAGTGGTGGCATCAACCAACTGGAGGCATACAAGCGGCTGAAGATAAAGGAAGTGTGGTTCTGGGAAGATGGATTGTTAGAGGTTTATCACCTGCGGGGAGAGGGCAATACACTTTATTATGAAAAGGTTTCCAGTAGTGAGGAGGTGAAAGGGATCGATTTGGATTTGTTGTTGCGTTGCATCAATATGGTGAATCATGTTGATGCAGTTAAGACTTTTCAACAGGGACTCCAGAAATAGCTGGGAATAGGGGATTGCGCCTCCTTTTACCACCTTTGTTGACATCTCAATATCCGCAAAAAGCAATGGGGAATGGCAATGACGCAAGTTGTAATTGTGGGAGCGGGGCCAACTGGTGCGGCACTTGCCTTGCTGCTGGTGAAACGAGGTATTGCTGTAACGTTGGTTGAGGCTGCAAAAGATTCCTACCGAGTGTTTCGCGGTGAAGCGTTAATGCCGAGCGGATTGGATGCGATCGCACAAATGGGCTTATCCACTATGCTAGAAGGTGTTCCACACCGACCAATTGATGCCTGGGAGTTCATTGTGGGCGATCGGCAACTATTTCGAGTTGATGAGCCAATGGGGTCAAACCGACCTTGTACACTCGTATCGCAACCGCCCTTGCTAGAAACACTAATTTCAGAAGCTCAGTTGCATCCAGAGTTTGAATTTATCCCAGGTGTTCCCGTAAAAGATTTACTGTATAGCAACGATCGCATTGCGGGTGTAAAGCTAGGAGATGGGCGAGAGATTCCTGCTGCACTTGTGATTGGTACAGATGGTAGAAACTCGGTTGTACGACAGCGTGCAGAATTAGAGTTAGTAAAACAGCAGAATAGTATAGATGTTCTGTGGTTTAAACTTGCCGCTCATCCTCGGTTTGTGGCGGATAATGTATTTTATTCCATCCTGAATGGCGGTAGCGGATTCAGTGTCTTTCACGGGGCAGAATCAGGAAAACTTCATCTGGCTTGGGTGCTATCGGCAGATGACAAAACCGATTGGAAACACACAGACTGGGCAGAAACTTTCGCATCCCTATCGCCTGCGTGGATGGCAGAACATTTCCGCAACTGTGCCGATACGATCGAATCTCCGATGCGATTATCTGTTGTGGTTGGTCGCTGTCCGCGCTGGCATCGACCAGGAATCATACTTTTGGGGGATGCTGCACATCCCATGTCTCCGGTTCGCGCTCAAGGAATTAACATGGCGTTACGCGATGTAATTGTTGCCGCCAATCACCTTGTACCTTTATTGAAAGCAGGGGCTAATTACGAGGATATGGACTTAGCATTATCGCGGATTCAGGCAGAACGCGAACCAGAAATTATTCGCGCCCAACAACTTCAAGCACAAGAAGCGTGGAAAGGCGAACAACTGCGAAAAAATGGATTATTGCGTTTATTGATGATGCAAACTGCTCCGTTTTTGGGTGAAAAAATTAAACAATTTTGGGTAAAAGGACAGTATGAATTGCGCCAAGGAGTAACAGAGGTAAAATTGGTTGTGTGAAAAGAGGAAATTCAAAGTTAGGAGAAAATTGTATGCGATCGACAACTATCAAAGGACCGATCGGCACTATTCACATCATCGAAGCCACCCCCCCTGTCACCGCTGCGGAGTCCAAGCCACTGCCGGTGGTGTTCATGCACGGTATGGCGGTTTCCGCGAGCATCTGGGATGCCCAGCTTGCCCATGTCGCCCGTACCCGACGCGCGATCGCCCTTGACGTGCGGGGACATGGCGATTCCGCACCGCCGGAGGACGGCAACTATGCGCCCGCCTCCTGTGCAGCGGATGTTTTCGCGGTACTGGATGGGCTGGGACTCGATCGAGTGGCGATCGTCGGGCACAGTTTCGGTGCTTGTATTGCCCTCGCCACAGCAGCCAGCGCACCGCACCGCATCGCGCAGTTGATCCTGGCAGACCCACCTGGAGACTTTACCAAGGTGGCTGCAGAGGTGCACGAGGCACGGATCGTCCCCTACCAGAGGGCTCTGGAGACGGAGGATTGGCGGGCTGCTGTGGAAACCAGCTTCAACGAGGCGCTGACAGGAAGCACGGCCCATACGCGCGATCGGATTCTCGCTTGGTTGGCGGCGACTCCACAGGATTGCCTGTGTGGAATGTATCGCGGGATGTTTCCCTTTGAAGCAGTTGATGCTCTCGATCGCTACCTAGCAGCCCCTGGAACACGGGCCCACGCAATTATTGCTCCCTCAAACACTTTTCCGTTCAGCCTCCACATCCTTCGTGCCACACTGACGACAACTACGCTACCCGATACTGGACACTGGCTGATGCTGGATGCGCCAGATGCCTTTGCTAGGGCGATCGATATCTGTTTGGAAGGTGTTTAATATAGATTTCGACAAAATCTGTTAGTTTTACCACAATTCATCAAGGGTTAAGTTGTGGGGGTTTTTGAGGATGAAGGCGTTGTTGTCTTTGATTAAGTCACCGCTACAGAGAATCGGTAAGCGTTCTTGATAAGCTTTAATCGCCAGGATGTAATCTTTGTCTGCAAG includes:
- a CDS encoding alpha/beta hydrolase is translated as MRSTTIKGPIGTIHIIEATPPVTAAESKPLPVVFMHGMAVSASIWDAQLAHVARTRRAIALDVRGHGDSAPPEDGNYAPASCAADVFAVLDGLGLDRVAIVGHSFGACIALATAASAPHRIAQLILADPPGDFTKVAAEVHEARIVPYQRALETEDWRAAVETSFNEALTGSTAHTRDRILAWLAATPQDCLCGMYRGMFPFEAVDALDRYLAAPGTRAHAIIAPSNTFPFSLHILRATLTTTTLPDTGHWLMLDAPDAFARAIDICLEGV
- a CDS encoding N-acetyltransferase, translated to MDFCIRLASLEDIPKLTTLIPDSARALQAGYYSSEQIEGALGKVFGVDSQLIQDQTYFVAENNHQIVGCGGWSKRKTLYGGDSGKNNPEDSLLNPDSDSAKIRAFFVHPAWARRRIGSQIMRVCELAAERAGFKEVEMIATLAGEPFYTKFDYQVIERFEISLPNSQFLPVVRMFKSFGRRP
- a CDS encoding Uma2 family endonuclease, yielding MTAAIIAPPRKESPLLFEGLTWREFKAVEQLLDRPGYRLSFLDGILEIRRMPGEPHETVKKRIAALVELYLLMAGFDFTPTGSMTLESEGVAVKREADESYKLAPGRMLPDLAIEVVFSSGGINQLEAYKRLKIKEVWFWEDGLLEVYHLRGEGNTLYYEKVSSSEEVKGIDLDLLLRCINMVNHVDAVKTFQQGLQK
- a CDS encoding antibiotic biosynthesis monooxygenase, encoding MILEVAILDVKPNMTVEFETAFKTASAIISSMPGYISHELQRCIETTNRYILLVRWHSLEDHTVGFRQSPDYQKWRSLLHHFYDPFPTVEHYEVIL
- a CDS encoding monooxygenase, whose translation is MTQVVIVGAGPTGAALALLLVKRGIAVTLVEAAKDSYRVFRGEALMPSGLDAIAQMGLSTMLEGVPHRPIDAWEFIVGDRQLFRVDEPMGSNRPCTLVSQPPLLETLISEAQLHPEFEFIPGVPVKDLLYSNDRIAGVKLGDGREIPAALVIGTDGRNSVVRQRAELELVKQQNSIDVLWFKLAAHPRFVADNVFYSILNGGSGFSVFHGAESGKLHLAWVLSADDKTDWKHTDWAETFASLSPAWMAEHFRNCADTIESPMRLSVVVGRCPRWHRPGIILLGDAAHPMSPVRAQGINMALRDVIVAANHLVPLLKAGANYEDMDLALSRIQAEREPEIIRAQQLQAQEAWKGEQLRKNGLLRLLMMQTAPFLGEKIKQFWVKGQYELRQGVTEVKLVV
- a CDS encoding VOC family protein translates to MIDIGLTHIALPVSDVDRTIEFYSKYAGMQVVHRRIDAETGVTVVWLSDRTRPFVIVLIQTDSVHPVLSPFAHLGVGCKSREYMDSLCDKARQEGVLLEEPKDSGYPIGYWAFLRDPDGHTRELSYGQEIGFTVEDAS
- a CDS encoding GrpB family protein, with the translated sequence MKVDFFKVEVVPHDPNWRSAFETESKLIALALRENVVAIHHIGSTAIPQIHAKPIIDMLVEVKDIIKVDTQSSEIEALGYQAMGEFGISGRRFFRKGNEAGIRTHHLHGFEVNSAQIERHLAFRDYMISHPEDAQQYSELKRELANKYHDNIQGYMDGKDAFIKAMDLKAAKWRASH